A window from Equus caballus isolate H_3958 breed thoroughbred chromosome 8, TB-T2T, whole genome shotgun sequence encodes these proteins:
- the FZD10 gene encoding frizzled-10 — translation MLRPGPRLWLVLQMMGSCAAISSMDMERPGDGKCQPIEIPMCKDIGYNMTRMPNLMGHENQREAAIQLHEFAPLVEYGCHGHLRFFLCSLYAPMCTEQVSTPIPACRVMCEQARLKCSPIMEQFNFKWPDSLDCSKLPNKNDPNYLCMEAPNNGSDEPPRGSGMFPPLFRPQRPHSAQEHPLKDGGPGRAGCDNPGKFHRVEKSASCAPLCTPGVDVYWSRDDKHFAVVWLAVWSVLCCFSSAFTVLTFLIDPARFRYPERPIIFLSMCYCVYSVGYIIRLFAGAESIACDRDSGQLYVIQEGLESTGCTLVFLVLYYFGMASSLWWVILTLTWFLAAGKKWGHEAIEANSSYFHLAAWAIPAVKTILILVMRRVAGDELTGVCYVGSMDVHALTGFVLIPLACYLVIGTSFLLSGFVALFHIRRVMKTGGENTDKLEKLMVRIGVFSVLYTVPATCVIACYFYERLNMEYWKVLAAQHKCRMNNQTKTLDCLLAASIPAVEIFMVKVFMLLVVGITSGMWIWTSKTLQSWQNVCSRRFKKRSRRKPASVITNSGIYKKAQHPQKPHLGKYEIPAQPPTCV, via the coding sequence ATGCTGCGCCCGGGCCCCCGCCTGTGGCTGGTCCTGCAGATGATGGGTTCGTGCGCCGCCATCAGCTCCATGGACATGGAGCGTCCGGGCGACGGCAAGTGCCAGCCCATCGAGATCCCGATGTGCAAGGACATTGGCTACAACATGACCCGCATGCCCAACCTGATGGGCCACGAGAACCAGCGCGAGGCCGCCATCCAGCTGCACGAGTTCGCGCCGCTGGTGGAGTACGGCTGCCACGGCCACCTCCGCTTCTTCCTGTGCTCGCTGTACGCGCCCATGTGCACTGAGCAAGTCTCCACCCCCATCCCCGCCTGCCGGGTCATGTGCGAGCAGGCCCGGCTCAAGTGCTCCCCGATCATGGAGCAGTTCAACTTCAAGTGGCCCGACTCCCTGGACTGCAGCAAACTCCCCAACAAGAACGACCCCAATTACCTGTGCATGGAGGCACCCAACAACGGCTCGGACGAGCCCCCCCGGGGCTCGGGCATGTTCCCGCCGCTCTTCAGGCCGCAGCGGCCCCACAGCGCGCAGGAGCACCCGCTGAAGGACGGGGGCCCGGGGCGCGCCGGCTGCGACAACCCGGGCAAGTTCCACCGCGTGGAGAAGAGCGCGTCGTGCGCGCCGCTCTGCACGCCCGGCGTGGACGTGTACTGGAGCCGCGACGACAAGCACTTCGCCGTGGTCTGGCTGGCCGTGTGGTCCGTGCTGTGCTGCTTCTCCAGCGCCTTCACCGTGCTCACCTTCCTCATCGACCCGGCCCGCTTCAGGTACCCCGAGCGCCCCATCATCTTCCTCTCCATGTGCTACTGCGTCTACTCCGTGGGCTACATCATCCGCCTCTTTGCCGGCGCCGAGAGCATCGCCTGCGACCGCGACAGCGGGCAGCTCTACGTCATTCAGGAGGGCCTGGAGAGCACGGGCTGCACCCTGGTCTTCCTGGTCCTTTACTACTTCGGAATGGCCAGCTCGCTGTGGTGGGTGATCCTGACGCTCACCTGGTTCCTGGCTGCGGGCAAGAAGTGGGGCCACGAGGCCATTGAGGCCAACAGCAGCTACTTCCACCTGGCAGCCTGGGCCATCCCGGCCGTGAAGACCATCCTGATCCTGGTGATGCGCAGGGTCGCGGGGGACGAGCTCACCGGCGTCTGCTACGTGGGCAGCATGGACGTGCACGCGCTCACCGGCTTCGTCCTCATCCCGCTGGCCTGTTACCTCGTCATCGgcacctcctttcttctctcgGGCTTCGTGGCCCTTTTCCACATCCGGAGGGTGATGAAGACGGGCGGAGAGAACACGGACAAGTTGGAGAAGCTCATGGTGAGGATCGGGGTCTTCTCCGTGCTGTACACCGTGCCGGCCACCTGTGTGATCGCCTGTTACTTCTACGAGCGCCTCAACATGGAGTACTGGAAAGTCCTGGCCGCGCAGCATAAGTGCAGAATGAACAACCAGACTAAAACCCTGGACTGTCTCCTGGCCGCCTCCATCCCCGCGGTAGAGATCTTCATGGTGAAGGTTTTCATGCTGCTGGTGGTGGGCATCACCAGCGGTATGTGGATCTGGACGTCCAAGACGCTGCAGTCCTGGCAGAACGTCTGCAGCCGCAGGTTCAAGAAAAGGAGCCGAAGGAAACCGGCCAGCGTCATCACCAACAGTGGAATTTACAAAAAAGCCCAGCATCCCCAAAAACCCCATCTCGGGAAATACGAAATCCCCGCCCAGCCTCCCACCTGTGTGTGA